In Tamandua tetradactyla isolate mTamTet1 chromosome 7, mTamTet1.pri, whole genome shotgun sequence, the following are encoded in one genomic region:
- the CD27 gene encoding CD27 antigen isoform X2 — translation MAWPPPCWLWILGALVGLLATPVPKSCPERHYRARGQLCCHMCQPGTFLVKDCDLHRKAARCDPCVPGVSFSPDHHSRPHCESCRHCNFGLVIRNCTVTANAECACPRGWQCRDKECTECDPPPNPSSTTRPSPAPDPHPQPTTSPYMKKLLKATVVRHGQTLADFRRLPDPALSTHWPTQKSLCSSDCIRIFVVLSVMLLVFTLGGALFFHGSIKGQTPVEPAQPGPYSCPREEEGGAIPIQEDYRKPEPASYL, via the exons ATGGCCTGGCCACCTCCCTGCTGGCTGTGGATTCTGGGGGCCCTGGTGGGGCTCTTGGCCACCCCAGTCCCCAAGAGCTGTCCAGAAAGGCACTACAGGGCCCGGGGACAGCTGTGCTGCCACATGTGTCAGCCAG GAACGTTCCTAGTGAAGGACTGTGACCTGCACAGAAAGGCCGCTCGCTGTGATCCGTGTGTGCCAGGGGTCTCCTTCTCGCCAGACCACCACAGCCGGCCCCACTGCGAGAGCTGTAGGCACTGTAACTTTG gTCTTGTTATCCGCAACTGCACTGTGACCGCCAACGCCGAGTGTGCCTGCCCCCGTGGCTGGCAGTGCCGGGACAAGGAGTGCACTGAATGTGATCCTCCTCCAAACCCCTCTTCCACCACTCGTCCGTCACCAGCCCCAGACCCCCACCCGCAGCCCACCACCTCACCCTATATGAAAA aGTTGCTGAAGGCCACAGTAGTCAGGCACGGGCAGACTCTGGCTGACTTCAGGCGGCTGCCTGACCCTGCTCTTTCTACCCATTGGCCAA CCCAGAAGTCCCTGTGCAGCTCGGACTGTATACGCATCTTTGTGGTCCTCTCTGTGATGCTCCTTGTCTTCACCCTGGGTGGAGCCCTGTTCTTCCACGGATCAA TAAAAGGACAAACTCCTGTGGAGCCTGCACAGCCTGGTCCTTACAGCTGCCCCAGAGAGGAGGAGGGCGGTGCCATCCCCATCCAGGAGGATTACAGGAAACCGGAGCCTGCTTCCTACCTCTGA
- the CD27 gene encoding CD27 antigen isoform X3, whose translation MAWPPPCWLWILGALVGLLATPVPKSCPERHYRARGQLCCHMCQPGTFLVKDCDLHRKAARCDPCVPGVSFSPDHHSRPHCESCRHCNFGLVIRNCTVTANAECACPRGWQCRDKECTECDPPPNPSSTTRPSPAPDPHPQPTTSPYMKTQKSLCSSDCIRIFVVLSVMLLVFTLGGALFFHGSSKRIKGQTPVEPAQPGPYSCPREEEGGAIPIQEDYRKPEPASYL comes from the exons ATGGCCTGGCCACCTCCCTGCTGGCTGTGGATTCTGGGGGCCCTGGTGGGGCTCTTGGCCACCCCAGTCCCCAAGAGCTGTCCAGAAAGGCACTACAGGGCCCGGGGACAGCTGTGCTGCCACATGTGTCAGCCAG GAACGTTCCTAGTGAAGGACTGTGACCTGCACAGAAAGGCCGCTCGCTGTGATCCGTGTGTGCCAGGGGTCTCCTTCTCGCCAGACCACCACAGCCGGCCCCACTGCGAGAGCTGTAGGCACTGTAACTTTG gTCTTGTTATCCGCAACTGCACTGTGACCGCCAACGCCGAGTGTGCCTGCCCCCGTGGCTGGCAGTGCCGGGACAAGGAGTGCACTGAATGTGATCCTCCTCCAAACCCCTCTTCCACCACTCGTCCGTCACCAGCCCCAGACCCCCACCCGCAGCCCACCACCTCACCCTATATGAAAA CCCAGAAGTCCCTGTGCAGCTCGGACTGTATACGCATCTTTGTGGTCCTCTCTGTGATGCTCCTTGTCTTCACCCTGGGTGGAGCCCTGTTCTTCCACGGATCAAGTAAGAGAA TAAAAGGACAAACTCCTGTGGAGCCTGCACAGCCTGGTCCTTACAGCTGCCCCAGAGAGGAGGAGGGCGGTGCCATCCCCATCCAGGAGGATTACAGGAAACCGGAGCCTGCTTCCTACCTCTGA
- the CD27 gene encoding CD27 antigen isoform X1, which translates to MAWPPPCWLWILGALVGLLATPVPKSCPERHYRARGQLCCHMCQPGTFLVKDCDLHRKAARCDPCVPGVSFSPDHHSRPHCESCRHCNFGLVIRNCTVTANAECACPRGWQCRDKECTECDPPPNPSSTTRPSPAPDPHPQPTTSPYMKKLLKATVVRHGQTLADFRRLPDPALSTHWPTQKSLCSSDCIRIFVVLSVMLLVFTLGGALFFHGSSKRIKGQTPVEPAQPGPYSCPREEEGGAIPIQEDYRKPEPASYL; encoded by the exons ATGGCCTGGCCACCTCCCTGCTGGCTGTGGATTCTGGGGGCCCTGGTGGGGCTCTTGGCCACCCCAGTCCCCAAGAGCTGTCCAGAAAGGCACTACAGGGCCCGGGGACAGCTGTGCTGCCACATGTGTCAGCCAG GAACGTTCCTAGTGAAGGACTGTGACCTGCACAGAAAGGCCGCTCGCTGTGATCCGTGTGTGCCAGGGGTCTCCTTCTCGCCAGACCACCACAGCCGGCCCCACTGCGAGAGCTGTAGGCACTGTAACTTTG gTCTTGTTATCCGCAACTGCACTGTGACCGCCAACGCCGAGTGTGCCTGCCCCCGTGGCTGGCAGTGCCGGGACAAGGAGTGCACTGAATGTGATCCTCCTCCAAACCCCTCTTCCACCACTCGTCCGTCACCAGCCCCAGACCCCCACCCGCAGCCCACCACCTCACCCTATATGAAAA aGTTGCTGAAGGCCACAGTAGTCAGGCACGGGCAGACTCTGGCTGACTTCAGGCGGCTGCCTGACCCTGCTCTTTCTACCCATTGGCCAA CCCAGAAGTCCCTGTGCAGCTCGGACTGTATACGCATCTTTGTGGTCCTCTCTGTGATGCTCCTTGTCTTCACCCTGGGTGGAGCCCTGTTCTTCCACGGATCAAGTAAGAGAA TAAAAGGACAAACTCCTGTGGAGCCTGCACAGCCTGGTCCTTACAGCTGCCCCAGAGAGGAGGAGGGCGGTGCCATCCCCATCCAGGAGGATTACAGGAAACCGGAGCCTGCTTCCTACCTCTGA
- the TAPBPL gene encoding tapasin-related protein isoform X2 produces MGAAEGWCLLLSLALSRAAETGPWAAERQWRAVDVVLDCLFVKEGALASTENIGQALLVLRQVPVLDDGSLEGFTDFQGDTVAKDNPPVTFEASVDQIQLPQAEALLHADCNGKEVICEISHYFLQTSQEVTVEKAAWFIANVQVSGGGPSVSMVLKTFRDAENGASWHPTLNLPLSPQGTVQTSVEFQVTTQTPSLNSQLGSSPSLHCGFSMAPGLALTSVEWRLQHKGSGQLVYSWTTGQEQAKREGAALQPEQLHRAGDASLTLPSLFPKDEGAYICLITTSLYQAQQIIQLNVQASPKIGLHLLNKTPLPTLTCSITGYYPLDVAVMWTREEPGKAPVRVSDASFSSLRQSAAGTYSISSSLTGEPGSAGATYTCQVTHSSLEEPLGASIWVAPPEKGMAFGVLLASSLFLLALLVLGLQRWQAPARLGLLQV; encoded by the exons ATGGGTGCTGCCGAGGGCTGGTGCCTGCTGCTCAGCTTGGCCCTCTCGAGAGCTGCAGAGACGG GGCCATGGGCTGCAGAAAGGCAGTGGCGAGCAGTGGACGTGGTTTTGGACTGCCTCTTTGTGAAGGAAGGAGCGCTTGCCAGCACTGAGAACATAGGCCAAGCCCTGCTCGTGCTGAGGCAGGTGCCAGTGCTGGATGATGGCTCCCTGGAAGGCTTCACTGATTTCCAAGGGGACACCGTGGCCAAAGACAACCCACCTGTTACTTTTGAGGCCTCAG TGGACCAGATACAGCTGCCCCAGGCTGAGGCCTTGCTCCATGCTGACTGCAATGGGAAGGAGGTGATCTGTGAGATTTCCCACTATTTCCTCCAGACCAGCCAAGAGGTCACTGTGGAGAAAGCAGCTTGGTTCATCGCCAACGTGCAGGTGTCTGGAGGGGGACCTAGTGTCTCCATGGTGTTGAAGACTTTTAGGGATGCTGAGAATGGGGCCTCCTGGCACCCCACACTGAACCTGCCCCTGAGCCCCCAGGGGACTGTGCAGACTTCAG TTGAGTTCCAGGTGACCACACAGACTCCATCCCTGAACTCCCAGCTGGGAAGCTCGCCGTCCCTGCACTGTGGCTTCTCCATGGCACCGGGCCTGGCCCTCACAAGCGTGGAGTGGAGGCTGCAGCACAAGGGCAGCGGCCAGTTGGTGTACAGCTGGACCACGGGGCAGGAGCAGGCCAAGCGGGAGGGTGCTGCCCTGCAGCCTGAGCAGCTACACAGGGCTGGGGACGCCTCCCTCACCCTACCTAGCCTCTTTCCAAAGGATGAGGGGGCCTACATTTGCCTGATCACCACCTCTCTGTACCAAGCTCAGCAAATCATCCAGCTCAATGTCCAAG CTTCTCCAAAAATAGGACTGCACTTGCTAAACAAAACTCCGCTACCTACCCTCACCTGCAGCATCACTGGCTACTACCCACTGGACGTGGCTGTGATGTGGACCCGAGAGGAGCCAGGCAAGGCCCCAGTGCGAGTCTCTGATGCTTCCTTCTCCAGCCTCAGGCAAAGCGCTGCAGGAACCTACAGCATCTCCTCCTCCCTGACAGGAGAACCTGGCTCTGCAGGTGCCACTTACACCTGCCAGGTCACCCATAGCTCCCTGGAGGAGCCCCTTGGAGCCAGCATCTGGGTTGCCCCACCAG AGAAGGGAATGGCCTTTGGAGTCCTCCTTGCCAGCAGCCTCTTCCTTCTTGCACTGTTGGTCCTGGGCCTTCAGAGATGGCAAG CACCTGCAAGACTTGGGCTGCTGCAGGTATGA
- the TAPBPL gene encoding tapasin-related protein isoform X1: protein MGAAEGWCLLLSLALSRAAETGPWAAERQWRAVDVVLDCLFVKEGALASTENIGQALLVLRQVPVLDDGSLEGFTDFQGDTVAKDNPPVTFEASVDQIQLPQAEALLHADCNGKEVICEISHYFLQTSQEVTVEKAAWFIANVQVSGGGPSVSMVLKTFRDAENGASWHPTLNLPLSPQGTVQTSVEFQVTTQTPSLNSQLGSSPSLHCGFSMAPGLALTSVEWRLQHKGSGQLVYSWTTGQEQAKREGAALQPEQLHRAGDASLTLPSLFPKDEGAYICLITTSLYQAQQIIQLNVQASPKIGLHLLNKTPLPTLTCSITGYYPLDVAVMWTREEPGKAPVRVSDASFSSLRQSAAGTYSISSSLTGEPGSAGATYTCQVTHSSLEEPLGASIWVAPPEKGMAFGVLLASSLFLLALLVLGLQRWQATSPRSGKILGSCSPASE from the exons ATGGGTGCTGCCGAGGGCTGGTGCCTGCTGCTCAGCTTGGCCCTCTCGAGAGCTGCAGAGACGG GGCCATGGGCTGCAGAAAGGCAGTGGCGAGCAGTGGACGTGGTTTTGGACTGCCTCTTTGTGAAGGAAGGAGCGCTTGCCAGCACTGAGAACATAGGCCAAGCCCTGCTCGTGCTGAGGCAGGTGCCAGTGCTGGATGATGGCTCCCTGGAAGGCTTCACTGATTTCCAAGGGGACACCGTGGCCAAAGACAACCCACCTGTTACTTTTGAGGCCTCAG TGGACCAGATACAGCTGCCCCAGGCTGAGGCCTTGCTCCATGCTGACTGCAATGGGAAGGAGGTGATCTGTGAGATTTCCCACTATTTCCTCCAGACCAGCCAAGAGGTCACTGTGGAGAAAGCAGCTTGGTTCATCGCCAACGTGCAGGTGTCTGGAGGGGGACCTAGTGTCTCCATGGTGTTGAAGACTTTTAGGGATGCTGAGAATGGGGCCTCCTGGCACCCCACACTGAACCTGCCCCTGAGCCCCCAGGGGACTGTGCAGACTTCAG TTGAGTTCCAGGTGACCACACAGACTCCATCCCTGAACTCCCAGCTGGGAAGCTCGCCGTCCCTGCACTGTGGCTTCTCCATGGCACCGGGCCTGGCCCTCACAAGCGTGGAGTGGAGGCTGCAGCACAAGGGCAGCGGCCAGTTGGTGTACAGCTGGACCACGGGGCAGGAGCAGGCCAAGCGGGAGGGTGCTGCCCTGCAGCCTGAGCAGCTACACAGGGCTGGGGACGCCTCCCTCACCCTACCTAGCCTCTTTCCAAAGGATGAGGGGGCCTACATTTGCCTGATCACCACCTCTCTGTACCAAGCTCAGCAAATCATCCAGCTCAATGTCCAAG CTTCTCCAAAAATAGGACTGCACTTGCTAAACAAAACTCCGCTACCTACCCTCACCTGCAGCATCACTGGCTACTACCCACTGGACGTGGCTGTGATGTGGACCCGAGAGGAGCCAGGCAAGGCCCCAGTGCGAGTCTCTGATGCTTCCTTCTCCAGCCTCAGGCAAAGCGCTGCAGGAACCTACAGCATCTCCTCCTCCCTGACAGGAGAACCTGGCTCTGCAGGTGCCACTTACACCTGCCAGGTCACCCATAGCTCCCTGGAGGAGCCCCTTGGAGCCAGCATCTGGGTTGCCCCACCAG AGAAGGGAATGGCCTTTGGAGTCCTCCTTGCCAGCAGCCTCTTCCTTCTTGCACTGTTGGTCCTGGGCCTTCAGAGATGGCAAG ctacctCACCAAGGTCTGGCAAGATTCTGGGTAGCTGCTCTCCTGCCTCAGAGTAA
- the VAMP1 gene encoding vesicle-associated membrane protein 1 isoform X1 produces the protein MSVPVQPPTPEGAAPGGGAPGGGAPGDGAPGGGAPGGGPSIPTNTTSNRQLQKSQAEVAEVVNIIRMNVDKVLERDERLLELDDRADALQAGASVFESSAAMLKRKYFWKNCKGLFVVDVSSDDDHTGSHLCHHRGSYCKAGLKSWKKAVSVPSQRSPSKVSTLFWAPPFLMQGVAAEEEPPLSSMYPKTGENLPPWPTQPCHRNYYLGFCLSEAYQK, from the exons AT GTCTGTTCCTGTTCAGCCCCCTACCCCAGAAGGGGCTGCTCCAGGTGGTGGTGCTCCAGGTGGTGGTGCCCCCGGTGATGGTGCCCCCGGTGGTGGTGCTCCGGGTGGTGGTCCTTCCATCCCTACTAACACGACCAGTAACAGACAACTACAGAAAAGCCAGGCAGAAGTGGCAGAG GTGGTGAATATCATTCGTATGAATGTGGACAAAGTCCTGGAGAGAGATGAGAGGCTTTTGGAACTAGATGACCGAGCTGATGCCTTGCAGGCAGGAGCGTCAGTATTTGAAAGCAGTGCTGCCATGCTAAAGAGGAAGTATTTTTGGAAAAACTGCAAG GGCTTATTTGTGGTTGATGTTTCTTCAGATGATGATCATACTGGGAGCCATCTGTGCCATCATCGTGGTAGTTATTGTAA ggcaggaCTGAAGAGCTGGAAGAAAGCAGTCAGTGTACCCTCCCAACGGTCCCCTTCGAAGGTCTCCACTCTCTTCTGGGCTCCTCCTTTCCTAATGCAGGGGGTCGCCGCTGAAGAAGAGCCACCACTGTCCTCGATGTATCCCAAGACTGGAGAAAATCTGCCCCCTTGGCCCACCCAGCCCTGTCACAGGAATTACTACCTGGGTTTCTGTCTCTCTGAGGCTTACCAGAAGtag
- the VAMP1 gene encoding vesicle-associated membrane protein 1 isoform X2: protein MSVPVQPPTPEGAAPGGGAPGGGAPGDGAPGGGAPGGGPSIPTNTTSNRQLQKSQAEVAEVVNIIRMNVDKVLERDERLLELDDRADALQAGASVFESSAAMLKRKYFWKNCKMMIILGAICAIIVVVIVRGRR from the exons AT GTCTGTTCCTGTTCAGCCCCCTACCCCAGAAGGGGCTGCTCCAGGTGGTGGTGCTCCAGGTGGTGGTGCCCCCGGTGATGGTGCCCCCGGTGGTGGTGCTCCGGGTGGTGGTCCTTCCATCCCTACTAACACGACCAGTAACAGACAACTACAGAAAAGCCAGGCAGAAGTGGCAGAG GTGGTGAATATCATTCGTATGAATGTGGACAAAGTCCTGGAGAGAGATGAGAGGCTTTTGGAACTAGATGACCGAGCTGATGCCTTGCAGGCAGGAGCGTCAGTATTTGAAAGCAGTGCTGCCATGCTAAAGAGGAAGTATTTTTGGAAAAACTGCAAG ATGATGATCATACTGGGAGCCATCTGTGCCATCATCGTGGTAGTTATTGTAA GGGGTCGCCGCTGA
- the VAMP1 gene encoding vesicle-associated membrane protein 1 isoform X3 translates to MSVPVQPPTPEGAAPGGGAPGGGAPGDGAPGGGAPGGGPSIPTNTTSNRQLQKSQAEVAEVVNIIRMNVDKVLERDERLLELDDRADALQAGASVFESSAAMLKRKYFWKNCKMMIILGAICAIIVVVIVRQD, encoded by the exons AT GTCTGTTCCTGTTCAGCCCCCTACCCCAGAAGGGGCTGCTCCAGGTGGTGGTGCTCCAGGTGGTGGTGCCCCCGGTGATGGTGCCCCCGGTGGTGGTGCTCCGGGTGGTGGTCCTTCCATCCCTACTAACACGACCAGTAACAGACAACTACAGAAAAGCCAGGCAGAAGTGGCAGAG GTGGTGAATATCATTCGTATGAATGTGGACAAAGTCCTGGAGAGAGATGAGAGGCTTTTGGAACTAGATGACCGAGCTGATGCCTTGCAGGCAGGAGCGTCAGTATTTGAAAGCAGTGCTGCCATGCTAAAGAGGAAGTATTTTTGGAAAAACTGCAAG ATGATGATCATACTGGGAGCCATCTGTGCCATCATCGTGGTAGTTATTGTAA ggcaggaCTGA